A stretch of DNA from Pontiella agarivorans:
ATTCACGCTCTCGGCAAGCGGGGCCAACGCCGATGCGCTTCGTATTGCCCGTGTGGCTACCGGCCGTTCGACGATTCTGATTTTCGATGGCAAGTATCATGGGCATCTGGATCAGACCTTGTGGTCTCGTAACGAGCAGGGCGGCATGGATGCGGACCTGAGTGGTCTGGACCCCGCCAGTGCACAGGGCACCGATATGATTCCGTACAATGACCCCCAAGCGCTTCGGGACCGGCTTGCGCGCGGAGATGTTGCTGCGGTTATTATGGAGTCGGCACTGACCAACTGCGGACTGGTTAAGCCGACGCCTGAATTTGTCGAGGCGCTCAATACAGAAGTGCGGGCCGCCGGCGCAGTGTTCATCGTGGATGAAACGCATGTTCAGTTTGCGGTCCACGGCGGAGGAACCTCCTTCTTTAATATCGAACCGGATATCCTTACCGGCGGCAAGGGGATCGCCGGCGGTGTGCCGATCGGGGTATACGGCATGACGGACCGGATTGCAGCCGTACTCTGGGACCACCGCGACCATGACCCGGGCCTGGAAGAGGTCAACGACGCTCATGGGCTGGCTGTTGGCGGCACCCTCTACGGCAATGCCTTGTCCCTGGCCGCCGCCCGTGCTGGGCTCTCGGAGATTTTTACGCCTGAAGCAGGACAGCGGGTGGATGAGCTGGGGAAAAAACTGCAGCATGGACTGCAGGAGCAGGTGGATCGGGTTGGGCTTCCATGGAAAATAGATCGGCTGGGCGGCCGTATTCAATGGCGGCTTACGCCGGAGGAACCGAGTAATGGCGCCGAGAGTTTTGCGTCTCTTGTACTGGCCATCGCCGATGCGCGGAAAGTGTTTATGATCAACCGGGGCGTTTGGGACTCCATTGCCACAGCCGGACCATCCGTCTCCTATGCCATGGATGAGAGCGGTGTCGAAAGATACATCGCGCTGGCCGGAGAGTTTTTAAGCGAGCTTACCCGCGGCGTTTCAGGAGAAGGGCGAGAATGATGATCATACAGGCAACGACAGATCATATTCTGCATGCGGCAAAGCTGTTTGATTTATATCGGCAGTTTTATGACCAACCGAAAAATCCGGCGCTGGCGGAATCGTATATCCGTCAACGTATCGTAAATGATGAATCGGCGATTTTTTTGGCTTTTGAAGGTGGGGAGGCGGTTGGTTTTGTTCAGCTCTATCCCTCGTTTTGTTCGGTGGATGCGATCAAGATTCAGATTCTATACGACCTCTACGTAAAAGAAGCGTTTCGCGGAAACGGCATTGCCCGCTCGCTTATGAATAAAGCCAGAGCATATTCAAAAGCGAGCGGAGCAAAGCGGATTGATCTGTTGACCGGTGTTGAAAATAAGGCGGGCCAGGCGCTCTACGAAAAACTTGACTACTACCGGTCGCTGGACGATTTTATCGGTTATACCCTAAACTTGTGAA
This window harbors:
- a CDS encoding aminotransferase class III-fold pyridoxal phosphate-dependent enzyme, which translates into the protein MNPVTTNPHVDPALVERAREIIGRELEFFSERTPRSAEWLADAEQSMPGGVPMAWMRSLYRHAPVVAVRGRGAEFEDLDGNTYLDFNACDLAMPAGFAPEPIVRAIQNQALLGNHFLLPVPDSVEVCRLLRERFGLPQWQFTLSASGANADALRIARVATGRSTILIFDGKYHGHLDQTLWSRNEQGGMDADLSGLDPASAQGTDMIPYNDPQALRDRLARGDVAAVIMESALTNCGLVKPTPEFVEALNTEVRAAGAVFIVDETHVQFAVHGGGTSFFNIEPDILTGGKGIAGGVPIGVYGMTDRIAAVLWDHRDHDPGLEEVNDAHGLAVGGTLYGNALSLAAARAGLSEIFTPEAGQRVDELGKKLQHGLQEQVDRVGLPWKIDRLGGRIQWRLTPEEPSNGAESFASLVLAIADARKVFMINRGVWDSIATAGPSVSYAMDESGVERYIALAGEFLSELTRGVSGEGRE
- a CDS encoding GNAT family N-acetyltransferase translates to MMIIQATTDHILHAAKLFDLYRQFYDQPKNPALAESYIRQRIVNDESAIFLAFEGGEAVGFVQLYPSFCSVDAIKIQILYDLYVKEAFRGNGIARSLMNKARAYSKASGAKRIDLLTGVENKAGQALYEKLDYYRSLDDFIGYTLNL